A single genomic interval of Pithys albifrons albifrons isolate INPA30051 chromosome 11, PitAlb_v1, whole genome shotgun sequence harbors:
- the SST gene encoding somatostatin: protein MLSCRLQCALALLSIALALGTVSAAPSDPRLRQFLQKSLAAAAGKQELAKYFLAELLSEPSQTENEALESEDLSRGAEQDEVRLELERSANSNPALAPRERKAGCKNFFWKTFTSC from the exons ATGCTGTCGTGCCGCCTCCAGTgcgccctggccctgctctccaTCGCTCTGGCCCTCGGCACCGTCTCGGCCGCCCCCTCGGACCCGCGGCTCCGGCAGTTCCTGCAGAAGTCCCTGGCTGCCGCCGCCGGGAAACAG GAACTGGCCAAGTACTTTTTGGCAGAACTGCTCTCAGAGCCAAGTCAGACAGAAAATGAAGCCCTGGAGTCTGAGGATTTGTCCCGAGGGGCTGAGCAGGATGAAGTGAGACTGGAGCTGGAGCGCTCGGCTAACTCAAACCCCGCTCTGGCACCCCGGGAACGCAAAGCAGGCTGCAAGAACTTCTTCTGGAAAACTTTCACATCCTGTTAG